The following coding sequences are from one Augochlora pura isolate Apur16 chromosome 6, APUR_v2.2.1, whole genome shotgun sequence window:
- the LOC144470950 gene encoding triokinase/FMN cyclase, with translation MKSLINSLNDAVTETLSGFSYAYPQLDYDQSHKVFLLPNLENRKDKVSLMCGGGSGHEPFAAGFVGNGMLTASVAGSIFAAPPSQHISYCIKRLSEHSQAGILVIIPNYTGDCLNFGIAVEKARQNGVKMTEIIVNDDCSIPIKDQGVAGKRGLTGLLFVIKIAGELAERGVPLAKIYDVAQNVLKNMATYAVGLTACAIPGQHPMFDLAEDEIECGMGVHGEAGYEKKKLRSCSDVISLMLKHLCDALSLVSGDSVAAIVNNFGAMSQLEQGIVVHDLGNQLGNMNIKLERVYSGVLMTSLNSAGIHITLLKLPEDFRSMFLSCLDSPTNAPKWPGCVFSVPAEAKQRTTREEVLQDIKQVGIKIEEHQQYLLKQCLKCACESLIEKEAVINDLDRGCGDGDCGSTLKRLANDILQRLESFSFSHPSSVFSELARIAEEQMGGTSGALYCLLFTSFAAELVSAQEAESWSFILARAIRSGLSCLIKYGKAKPGDRSMIDVISAVCEAYEKTLNDKASDICAALKTAAWETCEATKHMIPRVGRASYVKQSQYLQNVDAGAYGVATWIKAVTDVIKSI, from the exons ATGAAAAGCTTGATTAATTCGCTCAATGATGCAGTTACAGAGACATTATCTGGTTTTTCGTATGCGTATCCACAACTCGATTACGATCAGTCGCATAAAGTCTTCTTGTTGCCAAAT TTGGAAAACAGAAAGGATAAAGTGTCACTGATGTGCGGTGGTGGAAGCGGGCACGAACCCTTCGCAGCAG GCTTCGTTGGGAATGGAATGTTAACCGCATCGGTAGCAGGCTCCATATTTGCGGCGCCGCCATCGCAGCACATTTCCTATTGCATTAAACGTCTCTCCGAACATAGTCAAG CTGGCATTTTAGTAATCATTCCAAATTACACTGGCGACTGCCTTAATTTCGGCATCGCGGTTGAGAAAGCAAGACAAAATGGCGTGAAG ATGACAGAGATCATTGTAAATGATGACTGTAGTATACCGATCAAGGATCAAGGAGTCGCCGGTAAACGTGGATTAACCGGATTATTGTTCGTCATCAAAATAGCAGGTGAACTGGCTGAAAGAGGAGTCCCGCTGGCAAAAATTTATGATGTCGCACAGAATGTTTTGAAAAACATGGCCACATATGCGGTCGGGTTGACCGCGTGTGCTATTCCTG GTCAACATCCGATGTTCGACCTTGCCGAAGACGAAATAGAATGTGGAATGGGAGTTCACGGGGAGGCTGGctatgaaaaaaagaaacttagATCATGCAGTGACGTGATCTCATTAATGTTGAAACATTTATGCGATGCATTGTCTTTAGTTAGCGGAGATTCCGTTGCAgcgattgttaataatttcggaGCAATGAGTCAGCTTGAACAAGGGATTGTTGTCCACGATTTGGGAAATCAACTCG GAAATATGAATATCAAGCTTGAACGTGTATACTCGGGCGTCCTAATGACATCATTGAACAGCGCTGGAATCCACATTACTCTCTTGAAATTACCTGAAGATTTTAGGAGCATGTTCCTCAGTTGTCTCGATAGTCCTACCAATGCTCCAAAGTGGCCAGGATGCGTCTTCAGCGTGCCAGCGGAAGCTAAACAAAGAACTACGCGGGAGGAAGTGTTGCAAGATATCAAACAAGTAGGAATCAAAATCGAAGAACATCAGCAGTATTTGCTAAAACAGTGTTTGAAATGTGCTTGTGAAAGCTTGATAGAAAAGGAAGCTGTTATTAACGATCTGGACCGAGGATGTGGCGACGGCGATTGTGGTTCCACGCTTAAAAGGCTCGCCAATG ATATTTTACAAAGGTTAGAGAGCTTTTCTTTCTCGCATCCTTCGTCAGTTTTCTCGGAGTTGGCACGTATAGCCGAAGAACAAATGGGTGGAACGTCTGGAGCtctatattgtttattatttaccaGTTTCGCAGCAGAATTGGTATCGGCACAAGAAGCAGAAAGCTGGTCATTTATTTTGGCCAGAGCAATTCGAAGCGGGTTAAGttgcttaataaaatatggtaAAGCGAAACCAGGAGATAGGTCTATg ATTGATGTGATCAGTGCGGTATGCGAGGCTTATGAAAAAACATTAAACGATAAAGCAAGTGATATTTGCGCTGCATTAAAGACTGCTGCATGGGAAACATGCGAAGCAACGAAACATATGATACCAag AGTAGGACGAGCTAGTTATGTGAAACAATCCCAATACCTGCAAAATGTGGATGCAGGTGCATACGGGGTTGCCACATGGATTAAAGCCGTTACAGAtgtaattaaaagtatttag